The following proteins are co-located in the Candidatus Competibacteraceae bacterium genome:
- a CDS encoding pilus assembly protein HicB gives MKKSDLYHKWVEWSEQDQTYIGRCPDLITGIHGDDPVQLYGELCEVIEDVIQHFETTGRLLPNPRVRPMREVA, from the coding sequence ATGAAAAAAAGTGACTTATATCATAAGTGGGTAGAGTGGAGCGAACAAGATCAGACATATATTGGAAGATGCCCTGATTTAATTACTGGGATTCACGGAGATGATCCAGTGCAATTATATGGCGAATTATGCGAAGTTATTGAAGATGTGATTCAACACTTTGAAACCACAGGGCGTTTACTGCCTAATCCTCGCGTTCGTCCTATGCGAGAAGTAGCCTAA
- a CDS encoding type II toxin-antitoxin system HicA family toxin, whose amino-acid sequence MPRKIRELIQDLKNAGFYEISGGGKGSHRKFTHKNYAGSVTLSGKTGDDAKTYQERHMEQALE is encoded by the coding sequence ATACCAAGAAAGATCAGAGAACTTATACAGGATTTGAAAAACGCTGGTTTCTACGAGATTTCGGGTGGCGGCAAAGGTTCACACCGTAAATTTACTCATAAAAACTATGCTGGATCAGTCACTCTTAGTGGAAAAACTGGTGACGACGCGAAGACTTATCAAGAAAGGCATATGGAACAAGCTTTAGAATAG